A window of the Hordeum vulgare subsp. vulgare chromosome 5H, MorexV3_pseudomolecules_assembly, whole genome shotgun sequence genome harbors these coding sequences:
- the LOC123395478 gene encoding uncharacterized protein LOC123395478: MNFMAFGLNRDNLLAVDQIGRTFLYNHDSRLLRTGMPKMCRPIIDPISIAVGDSLYVMSRNPGRRPDQHCFQALIRSRPPASASNTKDWCWYSLQPPPLFADGVEVESSGCDVLMPFKISAYTVVGDSQIWISTFAAGTYLYDTASDAWSKVGNWALPFRGRAEYIPEHNLWLGFTPNDLQLCAADLTTSCELWPPMLQNEWTDVNRPEDWRLRDASIVLLGSGKVCIARFFLTRPEESIEDMSGHALLERENFAVLEGVKVLKAGVGRLRMVKHKSERYVFGRDLAILL, from the coding sequence ATGAATTTCATGGCTTTCGGCCTCAACCGGGACAATCTTCTCGCCGTGGACCAAATCGGTAGGACCTTCTTGTACAACCATGACTCTCGTTTGCTCCGCACAGGAATGCCCAAGATGTGCAGGCCCATTATCGACCCCATCTCCATTGCCGTGGGCGACAGCCTATACGTCATGAGCCGCAACCCTGGCCGGCGGCCGGATCAGCACTGCTTCCAGGCTCTCATCCGCAGCCGCCCGCCTGCTAGTGCTAGCAACACCAAAGACTGGTGCTGGTATTCCCTCCAGCCACCGCCTCTCTTTGCCGATGGGGTGGAAGTGGAATCCAGCGGCTGCGACGTCTTAATGCCCTTTAAAATCAGCGCCTACACTGTGGTTGGCGATTCACAGATCTGGATATCTACATTTGCCGCTGGCACATACTTGTATGACACCGCGAGTGACGCATGGAGCAAAGTAGGCAACTGGGCACTGCCCTTCAGAGGTCGTGCTGAGTACATCCCTGAGCACAACCTCTGGCTTGGCTTCACACCCAACGATTTGCAGCTTTGCGCAGCAGACCTCACTACCTCATGTGAATTGTGGCCGCCCATGCTGCAGAATGAGTGGACAGATGTGAACAGGCCAGAAGATTGGAGACTGAGAGATGCCAGCATTGTGCTGCTAGGATCCGGTAAAGTCTGCATTGCCAGGTTCTTTCTTACTAGACCAGAGGAGAGCATTGAGGATATGTCTGGCCATGCCCTTCTGGAAAGAGAGAATTTTGCTGTTCTTGAGGGCGTCAAAGTGTTGAAGGCTGGGGTGGGTCGGCTCCGGATGGTTAAGCACAAGTCGGAGCGTTATGTCTTTGGCCGTGACCTTGCCATACTGCTGTGA